The proteins below come from a single Saccharopolyspora sp. SCSIO 74807 genomic window:
- a CDS encoding transporter substrate-binding domain-containing protein yields the protein MRTGVAVLVLAIGMLAGCSGQGGGVNQGTGHDQGETGQASAPPPAARPSPQAPAPVPSPGGVQLDTSPTLEQIRTRGKLLVGLRADARQFAARDGAGGYRGFDVEIARRIAQELGLDPATQVSFRMLPATLQSEALAGGSVDLQIGGVDPARQGVSAVGPYAVTDGGQQFVGLKSGDDVLRDQIDAALRTAVADGSWQRAYDATLAPEGVQATPG from the coding sequence ATGCGCACGGGTGTGGCGGTGTTGGTGTTGGCGATCGGAATGCTCGCCGGATGCTCCGGGCAAGGCGGCGGCGTCAATCAGGGAACTGGGCACGATCAGGGCGAAACCGGTCAGGCGAGTGCACCGCCCCCGGCGGCGCGTCCGTCGCCGCAAGCCCCCGCCCCCGTCCCTTCGCCCGGCGGCGTCCAGCTGGACACCTCGCCGACGCTGGAGCAGATCCGGACGCGCGGCAAACTCCTCGTGGGCCTGCGCGCGGACGCTCGGCAGTTCGCCGCGCGCGACGGTGCGGGCGGATACCGCGGCTTCGACGTGGAGATCGCGCGCCGCATCGCACAAGAGCTCGGACTGGACCCCGCCACCCAGGTCTCCTTCCGCATGCTGCCGGCCACCCTGCAATCCGAGGCGCTCGCAGGCGGCAGCGTGGACCTGCAGATCGGCGGCGTCGACCCGGCCCGGCAGGGCGTCTCCGCGGTCGGTCCGTACGCGGTCACCGACGGCGGACAGCAGTTCGTCGGCCTCAAGTCCGGCGACGACGTGCTGCGCGACCAGATCGACGCGGCCCTGCGCACCGCGGTAGCGGACGGCAGCTGGCAGCGCGCCTACGACGCGACGCTCGCGCCCGAAGGGGTGCAGGCGACTCCGGGCTGA
- the eda gene encoding bifunctional 4-hydroxy-2-oxoglutarate aldolase/2-dehydro-3-deoxy-phosphogluconate aldolase yields MNTASEVLDLSPVVPVVALDDAAHAAPLGQALLRGGIKTIEITLRTPAGLPAIERLAAEVPEIVIGAGTITEPGQADKARQAGARYIVTPGATDELLDDIEATGLPYLAGISTVSEAMRLAARGATAMKFFPAEPSGGVPYLKSIAGPLPHLRFCPTGGIDADNAARYLALPNVGCVGGSWLAPKSLLAAGQWGQVEALARQAAALGPA; encoded by the coding sequence GTGAACACCGCCTCCGAGGTGCTCGACCTCAGCCCCGTGGTCCCCGTCGTTGCGCTGGACGACGCCGCGCACGCGGCGCCGCTGGGCCAAGCGTTGCTGCGCGGCGGCATCAAAACCATCGAAATCACCCTGCGCACCCCCGCGGGGTTGCCCGCCATCGAACGGCTCGCGGCGGAAGTCCCGGAGATCGTCATCGGCGCGGGCACCATCACCGAACCCGGGCAGGCCGACAAGGCGCGCCAAGCCGGGGCCCGCTACATCGTCACTCCCGGGGCGACCGACGAACTGCTCGACGACATCGAAGCCACCGGCCTGCCCTACCTCGCCGGGATCAGCACCGTGTCCGAGGCGATGCGGCTGGCCGCACGGGGCGCGACGGCGATGAAGTTCTTCCCCGCAGAACCCAGCGGCGGCGTGCCATACCTGAAGTCCATCGCCGGACCGCTGCCGCACCTGCGGTTCTGCCCCACCGGCGGGATCGACGCCGACAACGCCGCGCGCTACCTCGCGCTGCCCAACGTCGGCTGCGTCGGCGGATCGTGGCTCGCCCCGAAATCACTGCTGGCCGCGGGCCAGTGGGGCCAGGTCGAGGCACTGGCGCGGCAGGCGGCCGCGCTGGGACCGGCCTGA
- the edd gene encoding phosphogluconate dehydratase, which produces MATRTPIHPVVRQVTERIANRSETTRRAYLERIGNAAADGPVRAGMPCSNLAHGFAGCSGADRIAVRGERKPGVAIVSAYNDMLSAHQPYAEFPEWIKDAVRQAGGVAQFAGGVPAMCDGITQGRTGMELSLFSRDVIAMATGVALSHEMFDGALLLGVCDKIVPGLLIGALAFGHLPTILVPAGPMPSGLPNAEKSRIRQLFAEGKATREDLLEAESASYHSPGTCTFYGTANSNQLVVEVMGLHLPGSSFVAPGTPLRQALTEKASQRVVEISSGPERTAIGELLDEKALVNGVIALLATGGSTNHTLHLVAIAAAAGIELTWDDFAELSAVVPSLSKVYPNGSADINHFAAAGGVQTLVGQLLDAGLLHPDVRTVAGFGLDRYRQQPFLEDGELVWRDAPVESLDPEVLRGVHEPFAPDGGLRVLDGNLGRSVIKVSAVKPEHRVVTAPARVFDDQHDFTALFKSGELDQDVVVVIRNQGPQANGMPELHGLTPSLGVLMDRGHQVALVTDGRMSGASGKIPAAIQLTPEATAGGPLARVRDGDMVRLDAEHGTLEVLVPDAELAAREPAAGVPAMQHGTGRELFTAFRGSVGRADQGASVFGSHRRTAPSDLHA; this is translated from the coding sequence ATGGCGACGCGAACGCCCATCCATCCCGTCGTGCGGCAGGTGACCGAACGCATCGCGAACCGCAGCGAGACCACCCGCCGCGCCTACCTCGAACGCATCGGCAACGCCGCCGCCGACGGGCCGGTGCGCGCCGGAATGCCGTGCAGCAACCTCGCGCACGGTTTCGCAGGCTGCAGCGGCGCCGACCGCATCGCCGTGCGCGGCGAGCGCAAACCCGGCGTGGCGATCGTGTCCGCCTACAACGACATGCTCTCCGCGCACCAGCCGTACGCGGAGTTCCCAGAGTGGATCAAGGACGCGGTGCGGCAGGCGGGCGGCGTCGCGCAGTTCGCCGGTGGCGTGCCCGCGATGTGCGACGGGATCACCCAGGGCCGCACCGGCATGGAGCTGTCGCTGTTCTCCCGCGACGTGATCGCGATGGCCACCGGCGTCGCGCTCTCGCACGAGATGTTCGACGGCGCGCTGCTGCTCGGGGTGTGCGACAAGATCGTGCCCGGGCTGCTGATCGGAGCGTTGGCCTTCGGCCACCTGCCCACGATCCTGGTGCCCGCCGGGCCGATGCCCTCCGGCCTGCCCAACGCGGAGAAGAGCCGCATCCGCCAGCTGTTCGCCGAGGGCAAGGCCACCCGCGAGGACCTGCTGGAAGCCGAGTCGGCCTCGTACCACTCCCCCGGCACCTGCACCTTCTACGGCACCGCCAACTCGAACCAGCTGGTCGTCGAGGTGATGGGCCTGCACCTGCCGGGTTCCAGCTTCGTCGCACCCGGCACACCGCTGCGGCAGGCCCTAACCGAAAAGGCCTCGCAGCGGGTCGTGGAGATCTCGAGCGGTCCCGAACGCACCGCGATCGGCGAGCTGCTCGACGAGAAAGCACTGGTCAACGGAGTCATCGCGCTGCTGGCCACGGGCGGTTCGACGAACCACACGCTGCACCTGGTGGCCATCGCCGCGGCCGCGGGCATCGAACTGACCTGGGACGACTTCGCCGAGCTGTCCGCGGTGGTGCCCTCGCTGTCGAAGGTCTACCCGAACGGTTCGGCGGACATCAACCACTTCGCCGCCGCCGGAGGCGTGCAGACCCTGGTCGGCCAGCTGCTCGACGCGGGCTTGCTGCACCCGGACGTGCGCACCGTCGCCGGGTTCGGCTTGGACCGCTACCGGCAGCAGCCGTTCCTCGAAGACGGTGAACTGGTGTGGCGCGACGCCCCGGTCGAAAGCCTCGACCCCGAGGTGCTGCGCGGCGTGCACGAACCGTTCGCGCCGGACGGCGGGCTGCGGGTGCTGGACGGCAACCTCGGCCGCTCGGTCATCAAGGTCTCCGCGGTGAAACCCGAGCACCGCGTGGTCACCGCACCCGCGCGGGTCTTCGACGACCAGCACGATTTCACCGCGCTGTTCAAATCCGGCGAGCTGGACCAGGACGTCGTGGTCGTCATCCGCAACCAGGGACCGCAGGCCAACGGGATGCCCGAGCTGCACGGGCTCACCCCCTCGCTTGGCGTGCTGATGGACCGCGGGCACCAGGTCGCGCTGGTCACCGACGGGCGGATGTCGGGAGCCTCCGGCAAGATCCCCGCGGCCATCCAGCTCACCCCGGAGGCCACCGCGGGCGGGCCGCTCGCCCGGGTGCGCGACGGCGACATGGTCCGGCTCGATGCCGAGCACGGAACCCTGGAAGTGCTGGTCCCCGACGCCGAGCTCGCCGCCCGCGAACCCGCGGCCGGGGTGCCTGCGATGCAGCACGGCACGGGTCGCGAGTTGTTCACGGCGTTCCGCGGCTCGGTCGGCCGCGCCGACCAGGGCGCTAGCGTGTTCGGGTCGCACCGCCGCACGGCGCCCAGCGATCTGCACGCCTGA
- a CDS encoding HAD family hydrolase → MRAQSAPHIVWDWNGTLLDDNDAVVAAVNEVCTAFGRERIDLEHWRSIFSRPLVHCYERLLDRTLTDAEWTHLEELYHGSYRELLHTARLASGVPDVLAEWGEAGRTQSLLSMWFHDELVALVTELDLHSLFERVDGLRDEVGGGAKAAHLKRHLAELARDPAEVVLVGDVLDDAQAAAEAGTGCVLVATGVMSRRSLETAGVPVAADIAEAVAHITAETNHLTDLAVEHSADTEAG, encoded by the coding sequence ATGCGCGCGCAGTCGGCGCCGCACATCGTGTGGGACTGGAACGGCACGCTGCTCGACGACAACGACGCCGTGGTAGCGGCGGTGAACGAGGTGTGCACGGCGTTCGGCCGGGAGCGCATCGATCTGGAGCACTGGCGGTCCATCTTCAGCCGCCCGCTGGTGCACTGCTACGAGCGGCTGCTCGATCGCACGCTCACCGATGCCGAATGGACGCATCTCGAGGAGCTTTACCACGGGTCCTATCGGGAGCTGCTGCACACCGCTCGACTCGCTTCCGGTGTGCCGGACGTCCTCGCGGAGTGGGGCGAAGCCGGACGTACCCAGTCCTTGCTGTCGATGTGGTTCCACGACGAGCTCGTCGCGCTGGTCACCGAACTCGACCTGCACTCGCTGTTCGAGCGCGTGGACGGGCTGCGCGACGAGGTCGGCGGCGGCGCCAAGGCCGCTCATCTGAAGCGCCACCTCGCCGAACTCGCCCGTGACCCGGCGGAAGTGGTGCTCGTCGGCGACGTGCTCGACGATGCTCAGGCCGCCGCGGAAGCCGGCACCGGCTGCGTGCTGGTCGCGACCGGCGTCATGAGCCGCCGTTCCCTCGAGACGGCCGGAGTCCCGGTCGCCGCGGACATCGCCGAAGCCGTCGCCCACATCACCGCCGAGACGAACCACCTGACGGATCTTGCGGTTGAGCACTCGGCCGACACCGAGGCCGGATGA